From Aspergillus luchuensis IFO 4308 DNA, chromosome 2, nearly complete sequence:
CATTGGCCGTGATTGCTTCATCAACTTCAAGTGAGTTCATCCGTACAAGCGGCAAGCTTTTGTCGCTAACAGTAAATAAGCTTCACTGCCCTCGACACCAGCTTGATCATCATCGGCGACCGCGTGCAGTTTGGCCCCAACGTCAACCTCTTCACGGCCGGACATGATGTCAGTGTACTCTCGCGCCGCAAGTTTGTCGAATTTGGCCATCCCATTCGTATCGGCGATGACTGCTGGATCGGCGGCAACGTTGTCATCTTGCCTGGGGTGACCATTGGCGAGGGCTCAACTATCGGCGCGGGTTCCGTCGTCACCAAGGATATTCCTCCTTTCTCTGTGGCCGTGGGAAATCCCTGTCGCGTGCGCAAGACCATCCCGTctgcagaggaggaggagcaggaccCGAACAACCCTTACCGCAATATGGTGCGCGAAGATAGACAATAGACTGATACAGATTAGGTGATTGGGCTTCCATAACTGACCAGTCAAACCCATATCTGAGATTCTGTTCATGTAGACCAACTATAGCAATGATTTTTTATTGTACACATAACATCTCATTTATTTACCGTCCACCATAACCCTGTGCTCAGCTCAAAATTCAATGCAAACCTTGCCAACATGCTGCCCACTGGCCAGGTAGTTATAGGCCTCGACCACCTGGTCACGACTGAACTTGAACGTCTTCTCAACCGGCACGGGAAGATCCCGGTTTCCAATGAAACGCGCCgcttcttccagcagctgcttgGATCCCGTCATAATACCACGAACCACGGCGCCCTTGCCAAGAGCCAATGCAGCAACGTCCGGCATTTCCTCCTGGGCAGCCTGAGCCAGGAAACCAATCACTGCAATATTGCCACCGTACGCGACGGCGTCGAGTGACTGCTTGATGGTTCCCGCTCCTCCGTTCTCAAAAATGTAATCTGCACCCTGGCCGTTCGTAACCTTCTGCACCTCAGCAGCCCAGTCGGGCGTTTTCTTGTAGTTGATAGTATGGTCAACGCCATACTTCTCCTTGACATACTGGAGTTTCtcgtcggaggatgaggtgataATAGTAGTCGCGCCGGCCGCCTTGGCCAGGACAAGACCAGTGATGGACACTCCACCGGTTCCTAAACAGATCATCAGATACTGCAATCACAAACAAGAGGAATTATGCATGACAACATACCCAAGAAAAGCACCGACTGGCCCGGGCGCAGAGGTAGATTTCCGTACAAAGCATTCCACGCCGTAACTCCGGTGCACACGACACCCGCCCACTGGGCATAGCTCAACTTGGAAGACTCGGGGATCTTAACCACAGCGTGTGCAGGCACAGAGAAGTATTCCCGCATGACACCATCAACAGGACCACCCAAGCCCCAATGCCAGCTCTTCAAGGGGCCGTACGTGGTAGCGAGGTCAAAATTGACGATAACCTTGTCTCCTTGCTGCAGTCCGGAGACGCCCTCACCAACCTCGACGATGTCACCGGCAGCATCAGAGCCCGGCACGACCTGATCCTTGACAGGAAAGGGATATTTGCCGGTGGAGATGGCAATGTCACGGAAGTTCAGGGCAACACTGCGGACTTTGATGAGAACTTCATGCTTGCCGGCGGAGGGGATGGCTTCTTGGTGTTGGGCCAGCTTGTCCCAGGAATCGCGGGCGGAGAGACGAAGAACTGTTTGGGACATGTTGAGATATGTTTCTAAGGTGTAGGAAGAGTTGAGTGTAGTCCTGAATAACGGTACTATTGATGTGATAGCACGATTTTTCAGTATTATTTGATTATTTAGTTTGATTGTGATGTCTAGTTACGACTTGCAGGCGGCCAGCATATATATTTATGCTGTCGCCGTATTTCTGCCCCAACTGGTATCGTCATAATGGTCGCGATGCGAGATAACGTTATTATAAATCAAGAATGAGTACTGAACACCATCATATaaagcttaataataatctagtgAGTACCCCTCTCTAAGACGTGGTTTTCAGAAGGGTTCTCGTTGGGGTCAAAATGATACCTTCATAAGGCGGCGATTGGGGCAGAAATCTAGGTACCAGTTAGGTTATAGGTTGGGAAAGTCATGATCTCATTGAGAACCAGTAGCCAATAAGCATCCGAATCAACCAAATAACTGGGGCCATCTGGCATGCTGACTCATCTCGTACACTGTCCTCCTTTTCTGCCCCGATTCTGCTCCAATTTCTGCCCCAATATGTGCCCCGAATAACCATCCCAacccttccccatcatcagtACCCAAGCAGAATTTCCATACCACTCTGAATGGCGCCAGGAAGACCCAAACTTCATATCCCCCCCTGTACCTTCTGTGGCAAGACCTTTAATCGGTCGCACCACCTGCGGCGACATGAGCGGATTCGTAAGTGGCCCTTCACCGCATCACCCTCCAATCCGGTACGACACTGACCTTTTTGTAGATACCCAGGAAAAGCCGTTCCAATGCCACTGCGGCCATGCATTTGCCAGACAGTAAGCCATTATCATGTAAAAGCAACTTTAATAATGTTCTGCCAACATATTGAAGGGACCTTCTGAGGCGCCATAACCGGGTATCCCACTCTTCCACGGCACTCCAGTCGCCCCCAGAGAAATCTTCCAATACTGGGTCTTCGAGCGCTGGTCCGGATCAATTCGATTCAAACAACTCGTCCCTAGCACGCACTGCAGGCTTGGAAAATGTCGTCTCGGCGTCGAATCTGTCTGCTTCGACAGCCCCATTTCCGAGTATAACTACTCCGACCGCATGGGACGAGCCATCCCAGACACTTCCTGCTTTCTTACAATCCTCCCTGGAAAGCTTCCCCGAGATGGAGTTGGGGCAGGACCCAATTTCCGATAACTTTGCCTTTGCATTTCCCAACTTTGTCCCCTCTCAGTTCCTCAACACTGAGATCTCTCTCTCAGAGCTTCTCGAGCAGTTTCCCGCACAGGGGCTGGAGTCTCAGGGACCACGGCCGTCTTCAACGCCAGCTGGTCCGCCCGCTGCCTCTCCCGACGACACAACAGACTACTCTGGTGACCTGCCTGATCCTAAGTACCGGTTACAGCGACGATTGCCAACGCTAGATGACCAGCCGCACAA
This genomic window contains:
- a CDS encoding zinc-dependent alcohol dehydrogenase family protein (COG:Q;~EggNog:ENOG410PUUN;~InterPro:IPR013154,IPR013149,IPR036291,IPR011032, IPR020843;~PFAM:PF00107,PF08240,PF13602;~SMCOG1028:crotonyl-CoA reductase / alcohol dehydrogenase;~antiSMASH:Cluster_2.1;~go_function: GO:0016491 - oxidoreductase activity [Evidence IEA];~go_process: GO:0055114 - oxidation-reduction process [Evidence IEA]), yielding MSQTVLRLSARDSWDKLAQHQEAIPSAGKHEVLIKVRSVALNFRDIAISTGKYPFPVKDQVVPGSDAAGDIVEVGEGVSGLQQGDKVIVNFDLATTYGPLKSWHWGLGGPVDGVMREYFSVPAHAVVKIPESSKLSYAQWAGVVCTGVTAWNALYGNLPLRPGQSVLFLGTGGVSITGLVLAKAAGATTIITSSSDEKLQYVKEKYGVDHTINYKKTPDWAAEVQKVTNGQGADYIFENGGAGTIKQSLDAVAYGGNIAVIGFLAQAAQEEMPDVAALALGKGAVVRGIMTGSKQLLEEAARFIGNRDLPVPVEKTFKFSRDQVVEAYNYLASGQHVGKVCIEF
- a CDS encoding sugar O-acetyltransferase (COG:E;~EggNog:ENOG410PWAR;~InterPro:IPR024688,IPR018357,IPR011004,IPR001451;~PFAM:PF14602,PF00132,PF12464;~SMCOG1156:Chloramphenicol acetyltransferase;~antiSMASH:Cluster_2.1;~go_function: GO:0016407 - acetyltransferase activity [Evidence IEA];~go_function: GO:0016740 - transferase activity [Evidence IEA]); this encodes MSVAATEKRPEIIEIARDLNHVPMCEDYERMISGMLYNPIVPRLMEARHRARGVTQDYNNLDAKSVSYEKIADVRFELLQQVVGRVGSGTFVEPPFNPDYGCNIVIGRDCFINFNFTALDTSLIIIGDRVQFGPNVNLFTAGHDVSVLSRRKFVEFGHPIRIGDDCWIGGNVVILPGVTIGEGSTIGAGSVVTKDIPPFSVAVGNPCRVRKTIPSAEEEEQDPNNPYRNMVREDRQ